In one Haloplanus salinus genomic region, the following are encoded:
- a CDS encoding nucleoside phosphorylase yields the protein MTLQPHLRVDEGDVRDLALLPGDPGRVERIAAQCDRAEQLASNREYHLVDAAYDGVPLTICSTGVGSPSAAIALEELAAVGVETVIRPGTTGALQAGIEIGDMVVATAAAKEEGTTKRYERVEYPAAADFGVVRALVDASEANDEAVHVGSVVTDDAFYAETEEYVADWEDAGLLAVEMEAAALFTLARRKGLRAGAICTVDGNLVEGTQKGTGDTTEGELPPKARDNVERMIGLALDAAATLA from the coding sequence GTGACACTCCAACCGCACCTGCGGGTCGACGAGGGCGACGTACGTGATCTGGCGCTGTTGCCCGGCGACCCGGGACGCGTCGAGCGTATCGCGGCGCAGTGTGACCGGGCCGAGCAACTCGCGTCCAACCGCGAGTACCACCTCGTCGACGCCGCGTACGACGGCGTCCCGCTCACGATCTGTTCGACGGGCGTCGGCTCCCCCTCCGCGGCCATCGCGCTCGAAGAACTCGCGGCCGTCGGCGTCGAGACGGTCATCCGACCGGGGACGACCGGCGCGCTCCAGGCCGGGATCGAGATCGGTGACATGGTGGTCGCCACCGCCGCCGCGAAGGAGGAAGGGACGACCAAACGCTACGAGCGCGTGGAGTATCCGGCCGCCGCCGACTTCGGCGTCGTCCGAGCGCTCGTCGACGCGAGCGAGGCGAACGACGAGGCCGTCCACGTCGGGTCGGTCGTCACCGACGACGCGTTCTACGCCGAGACCGAGGAGTACGTCGCCGACTGGGAGGACGCGGGGCTGCTCGCGGTGGAGATGGAGGCGGCCGCGCTCTTCACCCTCGCCCGACGGAAGGGGCTGCGGGCCGGCGCCATCTGCACCGTCGACGGCAACCTCGTCGAGGGGACGCAGAAGGGAACGGGCGACACCACCGAGGGCGAACTCCCGCCGAAGGCCCGCGACAACGTCGAGCGGATGATCGGGCTCGCGCTCGACGCCGCGGCGACGCTCGCGTAG
- a CDS encoding DUF63 family protein, producing the protein MAVLPAGFALPPLPYLLALLAALGAVGALLVRQRPPVTDDIVLALAPWMVLGSAFHVLYVLESLPPAVRPLAGTPAVYLSVAAVAGATWLGSATLASGETPRLLGGVGLVALVPVVAAVVGVGVGRRSLRLRPPLAILLLSAVAAAATWALLRRRSPDVALTGRVGALAVAGHALDGVSTAVGIDLLGFGERTPLSALIIEFAASLPTASLIGSGWLFVLVKLVVAAVVVAALTDMVREEPTQGRLLLGFVAAVGLGPGAHNVLLFAVA; encoded by the coding sequence ATGGCCGTGCTTCCCGCGGGCTTCGCGCTCCCGCCGCTGCCCTACCTGCTCGCCCTCCTTGCCGCCCTCGGCGCCGTCGGCGCTCTCCTCGTCCGCCAGCGGCCGCCGGTCACCGACGACATCGTCCTCGCGCTCGCGCCGTGGATGGTCCTCGGCTCCGCCTTCCACGTCCTCTACGTCCTGGAGTCCCTCCCGCCCGCCGTGCGACCGCTGGCCGGCACCCCCGCCGTCTACCTCTCCGTCGCCGCCGTCGCCGGGGCGACGTGGCTCGGGTCCGCAACCCTGGCGAGCGGCGAGACGCCCCGCCTCCTGGGCGGCGTCGGCCTCGTCGCGCTCGTCCCCGTCGTCGCCGCCGTCGTCGGCGTCGGCGTCGGCCGCCGGTCGCTCCGCCTCCGTCCCCCGCTCGCCATCCTCCTCCTCTCCGCCGTCGCCGCCGCGGCGACGTGGGCGCTCCTCCGCCGGCGCTCCCCGGACGTGGCCCTGACCGGCCGCGTCGGTGCCCTCGCCGTCGCCGGCCACGCCCTCGACGGCGTCTCCACCGCCGTCGGCATCGACCTCCTCGGCTTCGGCGAGCGCACCCCGCTCTCCGCGCTCATCATCGAGTTCGCGGCGTCGCTTCCCACCGCCTCACTGATCGGAAGCGGGTGGCTGTTCGTCCTCGTGAAACTCGTCGTCGCCGCGGTGGTGGTCGCCGCGCTGACCGACATGGTCCGTGAGGAACCGACACAGGGGCGGCTCCTGCTCGGGTTCGTCGCCGCGGTGGGGCTGGGGCCGGGCGCGCACAACGTCCTGCTGTTCGCCGTCGCCTAA